The following are from one region of the Ochotona princeps isolate mOchPri1 chromosome 4, mOchPri1.hap1, whole genome shotgun sequence genome:
- the CNIH2 gene encoding protein cornichon homolog 2 isoform X1, giving the protein MAFTFAAFCYMLTLVLCASLIFFVIWHIIAFDELRTDFKNPIDQGNPARARERLKNIERICCLLRKLVVPEYSIHGLFCLMFLCAAEWVTLGLNIPLLFYHLWRYFHRPADGSEVMYDAVSIMNADILNYCQKESWCKLAFYLLSFFYYLYSMVYTLVSF; this is encoded by the exons ATGGCGTTCACCTTCGCCGCGTTCTGCTACATGCTCACCCTGGTGCTGTGCGCCTCCCTCATCTTCTTTGTCATCTGGCAC ATCATTGCCTTTGACGAATTGCGGACCGACTTCAAGAACCCCATTGACCAGGGCAACCCAGCGCGGGCA CGGGAGCGTTTAAAAAACATCGAACGCATCTGCTGTCTCCTGAGGAAG ttGGTGGTGCCCGAGTACTCCATCCATGGCCTCTTCTGCCTGATGTTCCTGTGCGCCGCCGAGTGGGTGACCCTCGGCCTCAACATCCCTCTCCTCTTCTACCACCTCTGGAG GTACTTCCACCGGCCTGCGGATGGCTCCGAGGTCATGTATGACGCTGTCTCCATCATGAATGCTGACATCCTCAACTACTGCCAGAAGGAGTCCTGGTGCAAACTGGCCTTCTACCTGCTCTCCTTCTTCTATTACCTGTACAG TATGGTTTATACGCTGGTGAGTTTCTAA
- the CNIH2 gene encoding protein cornichon homolog 2 isoform X2 translates to MCCDERERLKNIERICCLLRKLVVPEYSIHGLFCLMFLCAAEWVTLGLNIPLLFYHLWRYFHRPADGSEVMYDAVSIMNADILNYCQKESWCKLAFYLLSFFYYLYSMVYTLVSF, encoded by the exons ATGTGCTGTGACGAG CGGGAGCGTTTAAAAAACATCGAACGCATCTGCTGTCTCCTGAGGAAG ttGGTGGTGCCCGAGTACTCCATCCATGGCCTCTTCTGCCTGATGTTCCTGTGCGCCGCCGAGTGGGTGACCCTCGGCCTCAACATCCCTCTCCTCTTCTACCACCTCTGGAG GTACTTCCACCGGCCTGCGGATGGCTCCGAGGTCATGTATGACGCTGTCTCCATCATGAATGCTGACATCCTCAACTACTGCCAGAAGGAGTCCTGGTGCAAACTGGCCTTCTACCTGCTCTCCTTCTTCTATTACCTGTACAG TATGGTTTATACGCTGGTGAGTTTCTAA